The Spirochaetota bacterium genome includes a region encoding these proteins:
- a CDS encoding diguanylate cyclase, protein MFRPEGSGKGRIILIDDDSGVTRVVKKFLDRSGHTVDTADSGEDGILLIGSREYDIVITDIHLPGMDGMAVLEKIKSINADIDIIVITGFGSIESAVSFMRAGAIDYISKPINFEHLDIIIQKTLERKELIKAARERDIYFRMSLTDALTGMFNHKYFQDSLERGMLYSQRKKESLTIMMADIDGFKAVNDNYGHQTGDMVLKKISSNIIKACRSHDTVSRYGGEEFGIILPETGVEKSTRVAERILDAVSSNNYPPVAQNITLSIGIASFPDHAMDRIDLIKKADRALYCSKGNGKNRFTIYDGSLDPGDRH, encoded by the coding sequence ATGTTCAGGCCGGAAGGTAGCGGCAAGGGACGCATCATCCTTATCGACGACGACAGCGGCGTAACCAGGGTCGTAAAGAAATTCCTGGACCGTTCCGGCCACACCGTCGATACGGCCGACAGCGGAGAGGATGGCATCCTCCTGATCGGAAGCCGCGAGTACGACATCGTCATAACGGACATTCACCTGCCGGGCATGGACGGGATGGCGGTGCTCGAGAAGATCAAATCCATCAACGCCGACATCGACATCATCGTGATTACCGGCTTCGGTTCCATCGAGTCGGCGGTGTCGTTCATGAGGGCGGGCGCCATCGATTACATCAGTAAACCTATCAACTTCGAGCATCTTGACATAATCATACAAAAAACGCTCGAGCGCAAAGAGCTCATCAAGGCCGCCCGCGAGCGGGACATCTACTTCCGCATGTCCCTCACCGACGCGCTCACCGGCATGTTCAATCACAAGTATTTCCAGGACAGTCTCGAGCGAGGGATGCTGTATTCCCAGCGCAAGAAGGAAAGCCTTACGATTATGATGGCGGACATAGACGGCTTCAAGGCGGTCAACGACAATTACGGGCACCAGACGGGGGATATGGTCCTCAAGAAGATATCATCGAACATCATAAAGGCCTGCCGCAGTCATGATACCGTCTCCCGTTACGGGGGCGAGGAATTCGGAATCATCCTTCCGGAGACCGGTGTAGAAAAATCCACGCGCGTCGCCGAGCGCATACTGGACGCCGTCTCATCCAACAACTACCCCCCGGTCGCACAGAACATCACCCTTTCGATCGGAATCGCCTCGTTCCCCGACCATGCCATGGACAGAATAGACCTTATCAAGAAGGCGGACCGCGCGCTCTATTGCAGCAAGGGGAATGGAAAAAACCGCTTCACTATTTACGACGGCTCCCTCGATCCCGGCGACCGGCACTAG
- a CDS encoding DNA methyltransferase produces the protein MNKPSLRIQTTTLWNYPSQNYGRGKQGDQNYPGATPSYIIWNVLARYTKEGQLVVDPMCGSGTTIDVCRDTGRRVLGYDIHPVRSDVYRADARKLPLENQKADFVFVDPPYGDNIEYSDAKDCIGRINAADPGYLTAMGGVIGEIDRVLKSDRYMALYVCDYYHRKKGFIPIGFDLFGILSQRFTPVDIIAVTRHNKTLKMGNYHGAAEEGNFFLRGFNYLFIMKKEQANVQAGR, from the coding sequence ATGAACAAACCTTCGCTGCGCATTCAAACAACCACACTCTGGAATTACCCCTCCCAGAATTACGGCAGGGGAAAGCAGGGTGACCAGAACTACCCGGGCGCCACCCCATCCTACATCATCTGGAATGTTCTCGCGCGCTATACAAAAGAAGGGCAGCTCGTGGTGGACCCCATGTGCGGCAGCGGAACGACGATCGACGTGTGCAGGGACACGGGCCGCCGCGTCCTCGGTTACGACATACACCCTGTCAGAAGCGATGTATACCGGGCCGACGCCAGGAAGCTCCCCCTTGAGAACCAAAAGGCCGATTTCGTCTTCGTCGATCCGCCGTACGGCGACAACATTGAATACTCCGACGCGAAGGACTGCATAGGCAGGATCAACGCGGCCGACCCGGGTTACTTAACCGCGATGGGCGGCGTGATCGGCGAGATCGACCGCGTACTGAAAAGCGACCGCTACATGGCCCTCTACGTCTGTGACTACTATCACCGGAAAAAGGGCTTTATCCCCATCGGCTTCGACCTGTTTGGCATTCTCTCGCAACGCTTCACCCCGGTCGATATAATCGCCGTAACGCGGCACAACAAGACCCTCAAGATGGGGAATTATCACGGGGCGGCCGAGGAAGGCAACTTCTTCCTTCGGGGTTTTAATTACCTGTTCATAATGAAAAAGGAACAAGCCAATGTTCAGGCCGGAAGGTAG
- the fdnG gene encoding formate dehydrogenase-N subunit alpha, whose protein sequence is MSITRRDFLGLSGVTAAGAFFGGVSFLSGCKSAPDKLQGTRESTTICPYCGVGCGLIVSARNGKVVNIEGDPDHPINQGSLCSKGSALFQISDNPRRLSKVQYRKPYGTEWEEISWDQAVKMIARRVKDTRDATFIEKEGDVTVNRCAGIASLGGAALDNEECYTLSKFARMLGITYLEHQARIUHSATVAGLAASIGRGAMTNHWNDIKNSDVILIMGSNAAENHPISFRWVQKAQEERGAKLIVVDPRFTKSASLADLYAPLRPGSDLAFLGGVVNYALGNERIQKEYVVEYTNAAYLINPEFRFNDGLFSGYDGSKKSYDSKTWAYQLDDKGIPKQDRTLKDPNCVYQLMKKHYARYTPEKVEQSTGCPKESFLKVAELFTSTHKPDRVATILYAMGTTQHTVGTQNVRIFAILQLLLGNMGLAGGGINALRGESNVQGSTDAGLLWHILPGYIPAPVAKKHPNLEAYIKATTPKTNDPRSINWWSNRPKYLISMLKAWYGDAATKENDFCYDWLPKAHKPVPYITLFEDLYAGRLKGAIYMGTNPIVGGPNSNRTAKGMEKLDWLVAVDLWETDSSIFWKRPGANAAQIKTEVFLLPAAASFEKEGSVSNSGRWAQWRYKAQNPPGVAKSDLDMIDLIYRELKGLYQKEGGKFADPILKLVWNYTEPGEHEASPHLVAKEINGFDYKTKKQMSTFMDLKDDGSTACGNWIYNASYTEKGNMMARRGARDASNKIGMYPEWSWCWPLNRRILYNRAAVNREGEPWDKNRWVVKWTGSAWKGDVVDGGPKFGPDAKNPFIMNAEGVGRLFSKDLADGPFPEHYEPMETLTANLFNSQKLNPAVQIHDTLKGDFNDAARYPYIATSYRVVEHWQAGAMTRNLPWLAELVPDMFCEISPSLAKAKGFKHGDKVRIFNSRGAITAYALVTERVQPLKVQGRMVEMVGMIWHFGHGCGVSGDSCNQLTPSIGDPNTDIPEYKAFLVDIRKEA, encoded by the coding sequence ATGTCCATAACCAGAAGGGATTTCCTCGGGCTGTCCGGCGTAACGGCGGCGGGGGCTTTCTTCGGCGGGGTATCGTTCCTCAGCGGATGCAAGTCCGCGCCGGACAAGCTGCAGGGGACTCGTGAAAGCACGACGATTTGCCCCTATTGCGGAGTCGGGTGCGGCCTTATTGTTTCCGCCAGGAATGGGAAAGTCGTCAATATCGAGGGTGATCCGGATCATCCTATAAACCAGGGTTCCCTCTGTTCGAAGGGCAGCGCGCTCTTCCAGATCTCCGACAATCCAAGAAGACTGTCGAAGGTCCAGTACAGAAAGCCGTACGGCACGGAATGGGAGGAGATCTCCTGGGACCAGGCCGTCAAGATGATCGCGCGAAGGGTCAAAGACACCCGCGACGCGACCTTCATCGAAAAGGAAGGCGACGTTACGGTTAATCGCTGCGCGGGAATCGCGAGCCTGGGCGGTGCCGCGCTTGACAACGAGGAGTGTTACACCCTCTCGAAATTCGCGAGGATGCTTGGAATAACCTACCTGGAGCATCAGGCTCGTATTTGACACAGCGCGACAGTCGCCGGTCTGGCGGCTTCCATCGGTCGTGGCGCGATGACCAATCACTGGAACGATATCAAGAATTCGGACGTCATCCTTATAATGGGGTCGAACGCCGCGGAAAACCACCCCATCTCATTCCGCTGGGTTCAGAAGGCCCAAGAGGAGCGCGGGGCGAAGCTCATCGTCGTCGATCCCCGTTTCACCAAATCGGCCTCGCTGGCGGATCTTTACGCACCGCTGCGTCCGGGCTCGGACCTGGCCTTCCTGGGCGGAGTTGTCAACTACGCCCTCGGGAATGAGCGGATTCAGAAGGAGTACGTTGTTGAATATACCAACGCGGCGTACCTGATAAATCCCGAATTCAGGTTCAACGATGGCCTCTTCAGCGGTTATGACGGAAGCAAGAAGAGTTACGACAGCAAGACCTGGGCGTACCAGCTTGACGACAAGGGCATTCCGAAGCAGGACAGAACCCTCAAGGACCCCAATTGCGTCTACCAGCTCATGAAGAAGCATTATGCCCGCTATACGCCGGAGAAGGTGGAGCAGTCGACCGGATGCCCGAAAGAGTCTTTCCTCAAGGTGGCCGAGCTCTTCACCTCCACGCACAAGCCCGACAGGGTGGCGACCATCCTTTACGCCATGGGGACCACGCAGCACACCGTCGGGACGCAGAACGTGCGTATCTTCGCGATCCTGCAGCTCCTCCTGGGGAACATGGGCCTTGCGGGCGGCGGCATCAACGCGCTTCGGGGCGAGTCCAACGTGCAGGGTTCCACCGACGCCGGACTGCTCTGGCACATCCTGCCCGGCTATATTCCCGCGCCGGTCGCCAAAAAGCACCCCAATCTCGAAGCCTATATCAAGGCGACCACGCCCAAGACCAACGATCCGCGAAGCATCAACTGGTGGTCGAACAGGCCCAAGTATCTCATCAGCATGCTCAAGGCCTGGTACGGCGACGCCGCGACGAAAGAGAATGACTTCTGCTACGACTGGCTGCCCAAGGCGCACAAACCGGTCCCGTATATCACGCTGTTCGAGGACCTGTACGCCGGCCGGCTTAAGGGGGCCATCTACATGGGGACCAACCCGATCGTCGGCGGGCCAAATTCCAACCGCACGGCGAAGGGTATGGAAAAGCTCGACTGGCTGGTGGCCGTGGACCTGTGGGAAACCGACTCCTCGATATTCTGGAAGCGTCCCGGCGCCAATGCCGCTCAGATAAAGACCGAGGTCTTTCTCCTTCCGGCGGCGGCGTCATTCGAGAAAGAGGGAAGCGTATCCAACTCGGGACGCTGGGCGCAATGGCGTTACAAGGCGCAGAATCCTCCCGGCGTGGCCAAGAGCGACCTCGACATGATAGACCTGATTTACCGCGAGCTTAAGGGTCTCTACCAGAAGGAGGGCGGCAAGTTCGCCGATCCCATCCTCAAGCTCGTATGGAACTACACCGAGCCCGGCGAACACGAGGCCAGCCCGCATCTGGTTGCGAAGGAGATCAACGGATTCGATTACAAGACAAAAAAGCAGATGTCGACCTTCATGGACCTCAAGGATGACGGTTCGACCGCCTGCGGCAACTGGATTTACAACGCCAGCTACACCGAGAAGGGCAATATGATGGCCCGCCGCGGAGCCAGGGACGCCTCCAATAAGATTGGGATGTATCCGGAGTGGTCGTGGTGCTGGCCGCTTAACCGGCGCATCCTCTACAACCGTGCCGCCGTCAATCGCGAGGGAGAGCCCTGGGACAAGAACCGCTGGGTCGTCAAATGGACCGGCAGCGCATGGAAAGGAGACGTGGTGGACGGCGGGCCGAAGTTCGGTCCTGACGCCAAAAATCCATTTATAATGAACGCCGAAGGCGTGGGCAGGCTGTTCTCGAAGGACCTTGCCGACGGCCCGTTCCCCGAGCATTACGAGCCGATGGAAACGCTGACGGCGAACCTGTTTAACTCGCAGAAGCTCAACCCCGCCGTGCAAATACATGACACGCTGAAGGGCGATTTCAACGATGCGGCCCGCTATCCGTATATCGCCACCTCGTACCGCGTCGTGGAACACTGGCAGGCCGGCGCAATGACCCGCAACCTCCCGTGGCTCGCCGAGTTGGTTCCGGACATGTTCTGCGAAATCAGTCCATCGCTCGCGAAAGCTAAGGGTTTCAAACACGGCGACAAGGTTCGGATTTTCAACTCGCGCGGCGCCATCACGGCTTACGCGCTGGTGACCGAGAGAGTACAGCCGCTTAAAGTGCAGGGAAGGATGGTGGAGATGGTCGGTATGATCTGGCACTTCGGACACGGATGCGGTGTGTCCGGCGACAGCTGTAATCAACTCACGCCGAGCATCGGGGACCCCAACACTGACATCCCCGAGTATAAGGCATTTCTGGTGGACATCAGGAAGGAGGCGTAA
- a CDS encoding 4Fe-4S dicluster domain-containing protein codes for MSEKAFLVDTTKCSGCRSCQVACKQWNSLPAEKTVFFAGPEMTNPKELSAITWNHVKFFNVDRSNPDRPIWTIMHKKCYHCEVANCLRVCPEKAIYKKDGWTVIDQEKCIGCGACVNECVYLVPQVSDADHKSHKCHACAMNPREIPACAFACPTGALTYDHRLSIVKKAEKRLEEVKRGFPNASIYGREQFEGLKVITISRDRPEKYGLPLDPRPIDLVKAESIRETYKMLAFFSLGLPSLKRVAYRMAKSAVEKDRRRA; via the coding sequence ATGTCAGAAAAAGCGTTTTTGGTTGACACAACTAAATGTTCCGGATGCAGATCCTGCCAGGTTGCCTGTAAACAGTGGAACAGTCTTCCGGCCGAGAAGACAGTATTCTTCGCCGGTCCGGAGATGACGAATCCGAAAGAGCTTTCGGCGATCACCTGGAACCACGTTAAATTTTTCAATGTCGACCGGTCCAACCCGGACCGCCCTATCTGGACGATCATGCACAAGAAGTGCTATCACTGCGAAGTGGCCAACTGCCTGCGCGTGTGTCCCGAGAAGGCGATCTACAAGAAGGACGGATGGACGGTGATCGATCAGGAGAAGTGCATCGGCTGCGGCGCCTGCGTGAACGAGTGCGTATACCTTGTGCCACAGGTGAGCGATGCGGACCACAAGTCGCACAAGTGCCATGCCTGCGCGATGAATCCTCGAGAGATTCCCGCGTGTGCATTCGCCTGTCCCACCGGCGCGCTTACCTATGACCACCGGTTGAGCATCGTCAAGAAGGCCGAAAAGCGCCTGGAGGAGGTAAAGAGGGGCTTCCCAAACGCGAGCATTTACGGCAGGGAACAGTTTGAGGGCCTGAAGGTCATCACCATCAGCAGGGACCGTCCGGAGAAATACGGCCTCCCGCTCGATCCCAGGCCCATCGATCTGGTCAAGGCGGAGTCGATTCGCGAGACCTATAAAATGCTCGCCTTCTTCAGCCTGGGCCTCCCCTCGCTCAAGAGGGTGGCTTATCGCATGGCGAAATCCGCGGTCGAGAAGGACCGGCGGCGGGCCTGA
- a CDS encoding LL-diaminopimelate aminotransferase: MESFVQGLFADRIGGAQFGKEDKIYKFEKIKRAKREAASKNPGVSLIDLGVGEPDEKAFGLVIEALRGEADKHENRGYSDNGIDEFKAAAAGYLKKVFGVDGISPEREINHSIGSKPALAMMPAAFINPGDVTLMTVPGYPVAGTHTRWYGGRVYDIPLKKENGFLPDLESVPAEIRKRAKVLVINYPNNPTGARAGESFYKEVIEFALRNGVVVVQDAAYAALTYNGDPLSFLSVPGAKEVGVEIHSLSKSYNMTGWRMAFVAGNEKIVKAFATVKDNYDSGQFKAIQWAAIRALEHPELTDRIKTKYERRLGGLVRVLSGIGFNAEMPGGTFYLYVQSPRGLKNGMDFPTAEDFSQYLIREKLISTVPWDDVGHFLRFSATFEAPSVESEALILQEIEKRFSDLQLVF; this comes from the coding sequence ATGGAGTCGTTTGTTCAGGGGCTCTTCGCGGACAGGATCGGCGGAGCGCAGTTCGGTAAAGAAGACAAAATATACAAGTTCGAAAAGATAAAGCGCGCCAAGCGAGAGGCGGCAAGTAAAAATCCCGGGGTGAGTCTTATCGACCTGGGCGTCGGAGAGCCTGACGAGAAGGCTTTCGGCCTGGTTATCGAGGCGCTCCGCGGGGAAGCCGATAAACACGAGAACCGCGGCTATTCGGACAACGGCATCGATGAATTCAAGGCCGCCGCCGCGGGCTATCTGAAAAAGGTTTTCGGCGTTGACGGCATATCGCCCGAGCGTGAGATAAATCACTCAATCGGATCGAAGCCCGCCCTGGCGATGATGCCGGCGGCGTTCATCAATCCAGGAGACGTCACCCTCATGACGGTCCCCGGGTATCCCGTGGCGGGTACGCACACCCGGTGGTACGGAGGGCGGGTCTACGACATCCCGCTTAAAAAGGAAAACGGGTTCCTTCCCGACCTCGAGTCCGTTCCGGCCGAAATCAGGAAGCGCGCCAAGGTATTGGTAATCAACTATCCGAACAATCCCACCGGCGCCCGGGCGGGCGAATCGTTCTATAAAGAGGTGATAGAGTTCGCACTGAGGAACGGCGTTGTGGTGGTTCAGGATGCGGCCTACGCAGCGCTGACGTATAACGGCGACCCGCTGTCATTTCTGAGCGTTCCGGGGGCGAAAGAAGTCGGCGTCGAGATACATTCCCTGTCGAAGTCATACAACATGACCGGATGGAGGATGGCGTTTGTCGCGGGGAACGAAAAAATCGTGAAGGCCTTCGCCACTGTAAAGGACAATTACGATTCGGGCCAGTTCAAGGCAATTCAATGGGCGGCCATACGGGCGCTCGAGCACCCGGAGCTGACCGACCGCATCAAAACGAAATACGAGCGCCGCCTTGGGGGGCTGGTGCGCGTTCTTTCGGGTATAGGATTCAACGCCGAGATGCCCGGGGGGACCTTTTATCTGTATGTGCAGAGCCCGAGAGGCCTTAAAAACGGGATGGATTTCCCGACCGCGGAGGACTTTTCGCAGTATCTTATCAGGGAAAAACTGATATCCACCGTGCCGTGGGACGATGTGGGTCATTTTCTGCGCTTTTCGGCCACGTTCGAGGCACCCTCGGTCGAGAGTGAAGCGCTTATCTTACAAGAGATTGAAAAAAGATTTAGTGATTTACAACTGGTGTTCTGA
- a CDS encoding penicillin acylase family protein, whose protein sequence is MIIAGLAMAALAVAVLGVRLLLKSVGSLDGSFSGAVGDRVEILRDGRGTPMIKAENWGDACFALGYIHAQDRLVMIEYYRALARGRIQELFENDAGLMDRLAAVMGFHRRAGEILARLKSPHREYLDAYAAGVNLMKDRKYREVVRFSRLPDDPWTARDVIAILLLVDWSQAFLANRELRFALPDRLRTYPIRDIIPEDMLYWYSDAEQKNVFALRELKNAVSDFVGSFSSGFACLVPTSLTHDGSARIIFNLDVPLRLYPSWYPVCFRVADGELDGVSFSGMPFVFTGRNPSMAFSSFTMKADTQDFHIETTRKQKDSEQYLGAFGWRDFEVTEGATVPGVAAPVRSTERGPVVSDIFAGMYRTDCITVRSLFPGEDYIAALFDVPLAVSPAAARMRLANVTSPPRAYLFSSGEYALRGFSGKIPLRLQKAGLSKNQVFNPIWTGVADISNYFEAAGRDVSLIGGSIAEGVPPAMRDSLQYDEEERTARIRDLSGAGGVLDIAALQRALRDTYSISAAKFVPLFIRLLEKIPVTSARLTRIYFMDWDYRMRKDSVAATIYQTLVIKLVQETMGDECKNEISGILEHHHHFSDSFLKAIEEEKSILFDDITTSTREERRDDIFDRAFLRSMRYLNDRLGPIMENWTWGSLHTGHFSVPLIDESAFWSRLFHGRMDEPFEGGFATVYRGTSLPLENFKADVTSCLSGIYDTTAGTYSASYSYSLNPFSDYFDYRMEYGNFAAFRPDDTRHRIEIRPMK, encoded by the coding sequence ATGATTATCGCGGGCCTCGCGATGGCGGCGCTTGCAGTTGCCGTGCTCGGCGTCCGCCTCCTGCTTAAAAGCGTCGGTTCGCTTGACGGTTCCTTCTCCGGGGCGGTCGGCGACAGGGTCGAAATTCTGCGGGATGGAAGAGGCACGCCGATGATAAAGGCCGAAAACTGGGGCGATGCCTGTTTCGCGCTCGGCTATATCCACGCGCAGGACCGCCTGGTCATGATAGAGTATTACAGGGCGCTGGCGAGAGGGCGCATACAGGAGCTTTTCGAAAACGACGCCGGTCTCATGGACAGGCTTGCCGCGGTTATGGGATTTCACCGCCGCGCGGGCGAAATCCTGGCCAGGCTTAAATCGCCGCACCGTGAATACCTCGATGCCTATGCCGCCGGCGTCAATTTAATGAAAGACAGAAAGTACCGGGAGGTCGTCCGTTTCTCGCGGTTGCCGGACGATCCCTGGACGGCCCGGGACGTTATCGCCATACTGCTCCTGGTGGACTGGTCACAGGCCTTTCTCGCCAATCGGGAGCTCCGCTTCGCGCTTCCCGACAGACTGAGGACCTATCCCATACGCGATATCATACCCGAGGATATGCTGTACTGGTATTCCGACGCCGAACAGAAAAATGTTTTCGCGCTCAGGGAGCTTAAAAACGCGGTGAGCGATTTCGTGGGCTCGTTCTCTTCGGGTTTCGCCTGCCTGGTCCCGACCTCGCTGACGCACGACGGCAGTGCGCGAATCATCTTCAATCTCGATGTTCCCCTGCGCCTTTATCCTTCGTGGTACCCCGTGTGTTTTCGCGTGGCCGACGGCGAGCTTGATGGAGTCAGTTTTTCGGGGATGCCTTTCGTTTTTACCGGCAGGAACCCATCCATGGCCTTTTCGTCGTTTACGATGAAAGCCGATACCCAGGACTTCCACATCGAAACGACACGAAAGCAGAAGGATTCGGAGCAGTACCTCGGGGCGTTCGGCTGGCGCGATTTCGAAGTGACGGAGGGGGCGACCGTTCCGGGCGTGGCCGCCCCCGTGCGCTCCACCGAGCGAGGGCCCGTTGTCAGCGATATCTTCGCGGGGATGTATCGGACCGATTGCATTACCGTTCGCTCGCTGTTTCCCGGTGAGGATTATATAGCAGCCCTTTTCGACGTGCCGCTCGCCGTTTCGCCCGCCGCGGCGCGTATGCGCCTTGCCAATGTTACGTCCCCTCCAAGGGCCTATCTCTTTTCGTCCGGGGAGTACGCCCTGCGCGGCTTCTCGGGAAAAATTCCCTTGCGTCTTCAGAAAGCGGGTTTATCCAAAAACCAGGTGTTCAATCCGATCTGGACGGGCGTTGCCGACATTTCGAATTACTTCGAGGCCGCGGGGCGTGATGTTTCTCTGATCGGCGGTTCGATCGCCGAGGGAGTTCCCCCTGCTATGCGGGACAGCCTGCAGTATGACGAGGAAGAAAGGACGGCAAGAATCCGAGATCTGTCCGGGGCGGGTGGAGTGCTCGACATCGCGGCCCTGCAGCGGGCGCTTCGCGACACCTATTCCATCTCCGCGGCGAAATTCGTACCGCTTTTTATACGGCTGCTCGAGAAGATACCGGTGACATCCGCCCGTCTTACGAGGATATACTTCATGGACTGGGACTACCGTATGCGTAAGGATTCGGTCGCCGCAACCATTTACCAGACGCTCGTGATAAAGCTCGTTCAAGAGACGATGGGGGATGAGTGCAAAAACGAGATTTCCGGAATCCTCGAACACCATCACCATTTTTCCGATAGCTTTCTGAAGGCGATTGAGGAAGAAAAGTCGATTCTCTTCGACGACATAACGACGAGCACCCGCGAGGAGCGTCGGGACGATATTTTCGACAGGGCATTTCTCAGGTCCATGCGCTACCTCAATGACAGGCTCGGTCCGATAATGGAAAACTGGACGTGGGGAAGCCTTCACACCGGTCATTTTTCGGTTCCCCTCATCGACGAAAGCGCGTTCTGGTCGCGCCTTTTCCATGGCAGGATGGATGAGCCCTTCGAGGGCGGGTTCGCCACGGTTTATCGCGGGACGTCGCTACCCCTGGAGAATTTTAAGGCGGATGTGACAAGCTGTCTTTCCGGCATATACGACACTACGGCGGGGACTTACTCCGCATCGTACAGCTATTCGCTCAATCCCTTTTCGGATTACTTCGACTACAGGATGGAATACGGTAACTTCGCGGCCTTCAGACCGGACGACACCCGCCATCGCATTGAGATACGTCCGATGAAGTGA